Proteins from one Sander vitreus isolate 19-12246 unplaced genomic scaffold, sanVit1 ctg215_0, whole genome shotgun sequence genomic window:
- the LOC144513327 gene encoding uncharacterized protein LOC144513327 isoform X2 — MEADNNNETTTNGNRSKAEILRGLLAEKLSAAGQDICAAVETTCAGYEEEASALKEENERQRKRLTALLQPEIKLETERRNPPPSSASRPAQDEEDEEDEESEREDLPMTTRSRTRTSRA; from the exons ATGGAGGCTGATAATAACAACGAGACAACAACGAACGGGAACCGGTCCAAAGCCGAGATACTGAGAGGACTCCTCGCGGAGAAACTGAGCGCGGCCGGGCAGGACATCTGCGCCGCGGTGGAGACGACCTGCGCCGGCTACGAAGAGGAGGCTTCGGCCCTGAAGGAGGAGAACGAGCGGCAGAGGAAGAGGCTGACGGCTCTCCTGCAGCCGGAGATCAAACTGGAGACA gaACGGAGGAACCCTCCCCCGTCGTCTGCGAGCCGGCCAGCGCAGGACGAGGAAGACGAAGAAGACGAGGAAAGCGAACGAGAGGACCTCCCGATGACGACGAGAAGCAGGACACGAACGAGCCGAGCGTGA
- the LOC144513327 gene encoding uncharacterized protein LOC144513327 isoform X1, producing the protein MEADNNNETTTNGNRSKAEILRGLLAEKLSAAGQDICAAVETTCAGYEEEASALKEENERQRKRLTALLQPEIKLETVGTEEPSPVVCEPASAGRGRRRRRGKRTRGPPDDDEKQDTNEPSVTLSPP; encoded by the exons ATGGAGGCTGATAATAACAACGAGACAACAACGAACGGGAACCGGTCCAAAGCCGAGATACTGAGAGGACTCCTCGCGGAGAAACTGAGCGCGGCCGGGCAGGACATCTGCGCCGCGGTGGAGACGACCTGCGCCGGCTACGAAGAGGAGGCTTCGGCCCTGAAGGAGGAGAACGAGCGGCAGAGGAAGAGGCTGACGGCTCTCCTGCAGCCGGAGATCAAACTGGAGACAGTag gaACGGAGGAACCCTCCCCCGTCGTCTGCGAGCCGGCCAGCGCAGGACGAGGAAGACGAAGAAGACGAGGAAAGCGAACGAGAGGACCTCCCGATGACGACGAGAAGCAGGACACGAACGAGCCGAGCGTGACTTTAAGTCCgccttaa